In Syntrophales bacterium, the following are encoded in one genomic region:
- a CDS encoding sulfide/dihydroorotate dehydrogenase-like FAD/NAD-binding protein: protein MYKILHIEQLVPSIHLFKVEAPEVAKKAQAGQFVVVRLDETGERIPLTFADWDAQEGTVTIIFMEVGTTTHRLARMKAGDYIADFVGPLGVPTHVEKFGTVLCVAGGVGVAPIVPIARALKQSGNKVITIMGARSKNLLFWEDRLRDASDKLIVTTDDGSYGRKALVTEPLKELLEGGEKIDRIIAIGPSIMMKFCAVTSKPFGVKTIVSLNPIMVDGTGMCGCCRVAVGGVTKFACVEGPDFDGHQVDWNLLAARQRTYTAEEKQSLEQWRCQCGEQK, encoded by the coding sequence TTGTATAAGATTTTACACATTGAGCAACTGGTGCCCAGCATCCATCTTTTTAAGGTTGAGGCGCCGGAAGTAGCGAAAAAGGCGCAAGCCGGACAATTTGTAGTCGTCCGGCTTGATGAAACGGGCGAGCGGATTCCACTCACTTTTGCTGACTGGGATGCGCAAGAGGGCACGGTTACCATCATCTTTATGGAAGTTGGCACCACTACCCACCGCCTGGCAAGAATGAAGGCCGGCGATTATATCGCCGATTTTGTTGGTCCTCTGGGCGTGCCCACTCATGTCGAGAAATTCGGCACAGTGCTCTGTGTGGCGGGCGGGGTTGGCGTGGCGCCGATTGTGCCGATCGCCCGCGCCTTAAAGCAGTCCGGCAATAAAGTAATAACGATCATGGGCGCCCGGAGCAAGAACCTGCTTTTTTGGGAAGACAGGCTAAGGGATGCCAGCGACAAACTGATAGTGACTACCGATGATGGCTCGTATGGCCGCAAGGCTCTGGTGACGGAACCGCTGAAGGAACTTCTGGAGGGCGGAGAAAAGATTGATCGGATAATTGCCATTGGTCCCAGCATAATGATGAAGTTCTGCGCGGTGACGAGCAAACCTTTCGGCGTTAAAACTATTGTCAGCCTGAATCCGATAATGGTTGACGGCACCGGCATGTGCGGCTGTTGTCGGGTGGCAGTGGGCGGTGTTACCAAATTTGCCTGTGTGGAAGGTCCTGATTTTGACGGGCACCAGGTGGATTGGAATTTGCTGGCGGCGCGCCAGCGCACTTACACGGCAGAGGAGAAACAGTCTCTGGAGCAGTGGCGCTGTCAGTGCGGCGAACAGAAATAA
- the gltA gene encoding NADPH-dependent glutamate synthase, whose amino-acid sequence MAKEEAGRCIQCAKRPCTEGCPVMVDIPEFIKAVTEDNMPEAVRALKGKNALPGICGRVCPQEVQCEAVCTLGKKGAPVAIGRLERYVADWERENIAPVERKIELATATGKKVAVVGSGPASLTAAADLTKMGHEVVIFEALHVAGGVLMYGIPEFRLPKAIVQGEVEYVKSLGVEIKINSIVGKLNTVDELLQNGYSAVFLGTGAGLPIFLNCPGENLNGIYSANEFLTRVNLMKAYRFPEYDTPVRIGKRVAVIGGGNVAMDSARCALRLGAEKVYIIYRRSEVELPARHEEVENAQEEGIDFRFLTNPKQFIGDESNNLVAMECYQMELGEPDSSGRRRPMVKEGSEFKIAVDVAIVALGTTPNPLIAQTTAGLETTKHGTVVADESTGKTVKAGVWAGGDVVTGSATVISAMGAGKRAAADIDKFLRG is encoded by the coding sequence ATGGCAAAAGAGGAAGCTGGCCGCTGCATTCAGTGCGCCAAGCGCCCCTGTACGGAGGGATGTCCCGTTATGGTCGATATCCCCGAGTTTATCAAGGCTGTTACCGAGGACAACATGCCGGAGGCGGTTCGGGCGCTGAAGGGCAAGAATGCCCTGCCCGGCATCTGCGGGCGGGTCTGCCCCCAGGAGGTGCAGTGTGAAGCAGTATGCACCCTGGGGAAAAAGGGAGCGCCTGTCGCCATCGGGCGGCTGGAACGATATGTGGCCGACTGGGAGCGGGAGAATATCGCGCCGGTTGAGCGCAAGATAGAGCTGGCGACGGCTACCGGCAAGAAAGTGGCAGTGGTCGGATCCGGCCCGGCCAGTCTCACGGCGGCGGCAGATTTAACCAAAATGGGGCATGAGGTCGTAATCTTCGAAGCCCTGCATGTAGCCGGCGGCGTGCTGATGTATGGCATTCCTGAGTTCAGGCTGCCCAAGGCAATAGTTCAGGGTGAGGTTGAGTATGTGAAATCACTGGGGGTTGAGATCAAGATAAACTCCATTGTCGGCAAACTCAACACGGTTGATGAGCTCTTGCAAAATGGCTATTCCGCTGTTTTTCTGGGCACCGGCGCAGGCTTGCCCATATTTCTGAATTGTCCTGGCGAGAACCTCAACGGCATCTATTCGGCTAACGAATTTCTGACCAGGGTGAACCTCATGAAGGCGTATCGTTTCCCCGAGTATGATACCCCGGTGAGAATCGGGAAAAGAGTTGCCGTTATTGGCGGCGGCAACGTGGCAATGGACAGCGCCCGTTGCGCCCTGAGGCTCGGCGCTGAGAAGGTCTATATTATATATCGGCGCTCCGAGGTGGAGCTGCCGGCGCGGCATGAAGAGGTGGAAAATGCCCAGGAAGAGGGCATTGATTTCCGTTTTCTCACCAACCCCAAGCAGTTTATCGGCGATGAAAGCAACAACCTGGTAGCGATGGAGTGCTATCAGATGGAGCTCGGCGAGCCTGACTCAAGCGGCAGACGGCGTCCGATGGTTAAGGAAGGAAGCGAGTTCAAAATTGCTGTTGATGTAGCGATAGTGGCTCTGGGAACTACCCCCAACCCCCTGATAGCCCAGACCACGGCTGGACTGGAGACGACCAAACACGGTACTGTCGTGGCGGATGAGTCCACAGGCAAGACGGTGAAGGCGGGAGTCTGGGCGGGCGGCGACGTGGTCACCGGCTCCGCCACGGTCATCAGCGCCATGGGCGCCGGCAAACGGGCGGCGGCGGACATAGACAAGTTTCTGCGCGGTTGA